The genomic interval GAAATTTGAATTCGTCAGGATAATCTGGTCTAAATCGAAGTGAGGCCCGATTAGTCTCTTAATGATAAATTTTTTGCAGTACTTAAACCCCCGGTCTAAGTAAATAGCGCCTACCAAAGCTTCCAGTGCATCGCCATGCATGGATTTGTGCGTAAGAACAGTTTTCCGGCTGCCATCAAAAACAATCAGCTTATTTAATCCTATCTTACGGGCTAAGTTATTGAGTGATTCCCGGTTTACGATTCTGGAACGGATATCAGTCAGAAAGCCTTCTTCTTTATAAGGGAATTTTTTAAACAAAAAATCAGCAATAACTGCTCCCAGGATGGCATCTCCTAAATATTCTAAACGTTCATTAGATTCCCGGAAACCGGATTTAACAGATTCTTTGGAGGCAGAGGTATGTTGCAGGGCCAGCTTATACAAGCTCAGGTTTTTGGGCTTACTTCCAATCATCAGATGAAGGGCAGAAGTAAGCTTATTATCTTTGTCAGAATCCCTTTTGAATAATTTGGCAACAAAGCTGAAGATGGCTGGCACTGCTTTTATTCCTGCATTTTTCTGAAAACAATAGAGAAATTATGTCCGCCAAAACCAAAGGTATTACTTAACACCACATTAATTTTCCGGGATTGCGCCTTATTAAAAGTAAAGTTGAGCTTTGGGTCAAAGGCTTCATCATCGGTAAAATGATTAATGGTAGGCGGAACCAGCTGGTGTTTTATGGCAAGAATAGAGGCAATGGCTTCTATAGCTCCGGCTGCACCCAGCAAATGGCCAGTCATTGATTTAGTAGAGCTTATATTGAGTTTGTAGGCGTGTTCTCCAAATACTTTTTGAATGGCAGAAGTCTCGCTGATATCGCCTAACGGAGTAGACGTACCATGTACATTGATATAATCAATATCTTCTGGCTTAATACTGGAGTCGCGTAGCGCATCCCGCATTACATTTAATGCGCCTAAGCCTTCCGGGTGCGGCGCAGTAATATGATACGCATCTGACGACATTCCTCCGCCAATAAGCTCTGCATATATATGGGCACCCCGGGCTTTGGCATGTTCATATTCTTCCAGAATTAACGCACCTGCTCCCTCGCCTAATACAAACCCATCCCGGTCTTTATCAAATGGGCGGGACGCAGTGGAAGGGTCATTATTGCGCTCAGATAAGGCTTTCATGGCATTAAAGCCACCAATACCTGCTTCCGTTACAGCGGCTTCGGAACCGCCGGCAATGGCTACATCAATACGGCCGATACGGATATAATTTAAGGCATCTACTACCGCATTGGTAGCTGAGGCGCAGGCAGATACAGTAACAAAATTGGGTCCGCGAAACCCGTATTTAATCGACACAAAGCCAGAGCTTAAATCGGCGATCATTTTGGGAATAAAGAAAGGATTGAAACGGGGGGTTCCATCTCCTTTGGCAAAGCCTACTACTTCCTCCTGAAAGGTTTTGAGCCCGCCAATTCCTGATCCCCATATCACGCCGGCTCTGTCGAGATCTATTTTGGTAAGATCTAATTTTGAATCTTGTAATGCTTCTTCAGATACGACAAGGGCATACTGGGTAAAGGGGTCCATTTTGCGGGCCTCTTTACGGTCTATATGATTAAAAATATCGAAATTCTTTACTTCGCAGGCAAATTTAGTTCTAAATTTCTCTGCATTAAACTTCGTAATGGGAGCTGCCCCACTTACCCCGGCAGACAATGAATGCCAATAGTCATGTACATTATTTCCTATCGGGGTAAGGGCGCCTAATCCTGTTACTACTACTCTCCTAAAATTCATAGAACGAATTTTCTGCCGAAGCAGAGTTGAATGGGAATGTGGGTTTGCTGCTTATTTCACGTTTTCTTCCAGGTAAGAAATCGCTTGGCCTACGGTAGCAATGTTTTCGGCCTGGTCATCAGGGATAGAAATGTTGAATTCTTTTTCAAACTCCATAATAAGTTCGACAGTATCTAATGAATCGGCACCTAAATCATTTGTAAAGCTTGCTTCATTGGTTACCTCAGACTCTTCAACGCCTAATTTATCAATAATGATACTTTTAACTTTTTGTGCTATTTCTGACATTTCCTTTTATTTTTTTAGTTAAAAAACACTGCAAAGAAATACATTTAAACTAATATTGTCAAACAATTTTTTCTAATCTTACATAAAAGTCTATTTTAATTTTAACTTTACGGCAGCCAATTGGTACTCTGATTTAACGCAATTAACAGCTAAAATGCCTTGCTATCGGTAAAACCGGGAGAGATAAACGCCTTTTCAGCGCTTAAAACAACTATGCGTAATCAACCAAATTTCAAATGTATACACATATTCAGCATAAGCCTTTAAACTAAACCTTTAATCATCCATTATACGAATGAAAATTCATTTCAATAAGACAAAAGTGCTCGCTACTGTAGGGCCTGCTTGTAACAAAAAAGAGCAGTTACTGGAGTTGATACATGCAGGCGTAGATGTATTCAGGCTCAATTTTTCGCATGGCAGCCATGAAGAACATGCCAAAGTGATTGAATATGTACGTGAGTTGAATAAAGAACATAAGCTAAATATCGGCTTACTTCAGGATTTGCAAGGGCCGAAAATCCGTACCAGGGAAGTAGAGAATAATGGGGTGATGCTCGAAAAAGGCAAAAAACTGGTACTGACGCCAGAAAAATTAGTAGGAAATGCTGAGCGTATCAGCACAACCTATATTGAAATGGCGGATGATGTAAAGGTAGGCGACATGATTCTGGTGGATGATGGCAAGATAGAGTTGAAAGTAACAGAAGTGAAAGGCAGCGATGTTATTACGGAAGTTGTATATGGAGGCATTTTAAAATCTAAAAAAGGTATTAATCTGCCCAATACCAAGGTATCTATTCCGGCACTTACCGAAAAAGACCGGGAAGATCTCATATTTGGACTCGAACAAAACCTGGACTGGATAGCTTTATCCTTTGTGAGAACGGCTGAAGAAGTACTGGAATTAAAAGATATTATCAAGCAAAAAGGAAGAACGGCAAAGGTAGTTTCTAAAATAGAAAAGCCCGAAGCCATTACCAATATTGATGCTATTATTGCCGCCTCTGATGCCCTGATGGTAGCCCGTGGAGACCTGGGTGTGGAAGTTCCGATGGAACAAGTGCCGATGATTCAGAAAATGATTGTTCAGAAATGCAATCAACTGGCAAAGCCGGTAATTATTGCCACTCAGATGCTGGAAAGCATGATTACCAATCCCCGTCCGACCAGGGCAGAGATAAACGATATTGCTAATTCTGTAATTGATGGTGCAGATACGCTGATGCTGAGTGCAGAATCGGCTTCAGGCATGTATCCGGTTCTGGCCGTAAAAAGCATGACAGAAACCATCCGTCAGGTAGAAGAATCGGCTGAGATTTATTATAAGAACCATGCCTATGTAATGAAATTACGGGATGAGAACTTTAACAATAATAATGTAGTGGTAAGTGCCTGCCGTCTGGCCAGAGATACTGGTGCCAAAGCCATAGTAGGCATGACAAGTTCGGGATATACCGCTTTCCGGATTTCCAGCCACCGACCTAAGTCCAATATATTTGTGTTTACCAGCAATCAATCACTGTTGAATCAATTGAGTTTACTTTGGGGCGTACGGGCTATCTATTATGATAAGTCTAATTCCACTGATGAAACTTTCCAAGACATTACCAGAATCCTGAAAGAAAATCATCAGATCAATGTTGGGGATGTTCTTGTTCACACGGTAAGTATGCCTATCGGCAAAAAACAACGCACCAATACTATTAAGCTGAGTGTAGTTGAGTAATAATAAATTGTTGATGATGGTTGGCAAACAGCTGAATGTACCACTATATAAATAGTAGAAGATTACATTTGATAAAACAAAAAGCCCTGTTATTGAATAACAGGGCTTTTTATTAGTTAAAACTTAATCTATCAGGATTTTTTTGTTTCTGCTGGTTCTTCAGTAGCCGCTTCCTCTGCCTTTTCACCTTCTTTCTTTTCAAACAGTTCAGGCGCATGAGCAGCCAGAATAGAATACCAGTTTACTAATTTTTTAATATCAGAAGTATATACCCTTTCTGTATCGTAGTTAGGTACCACACTTTCAATAAAATCAGCCAGTTCATTGGTAGAAGATTTGGCGTTGGCCGGGATATCTTTTCCATACTTTTCATGAATCGACATCAGTACTTCTTCCAGCGGAACGGATGATTCCTTACCGGTGGTGTAAATAGATATCTCTTTCAGCAAAGATACACGGTGTTGGGTTCCAGCGACTACCCTGCTTTTTTGCGCATCCAGCGACTCCAAAATCACACCGGTACGTGTTGGTTTCACAACTTTAAATAATCCGCCTTTTCCTGAAATGGTGGCTACTTCTTTTAATTCCATGAATATAAATTTATATACTTACACATTATTTAGGCAAATCAAAACGCACTGGCACAGTAGCATCTACCCTGTAACCTGGTGCGTTAAACTTCAGAGCACGCACAATACGCATAGCTTCGTCACCACAGCCGGCACCTATATTTTTAATTAATTTATGGTTAACCATTTTACCATTTTCTTCCAGGGTGAAAGCTACTACACACTCTCCATGTATCCGGTTGCGTTTGGCCATTGGTGGATATATCATATTTTTTTGAATATCAGCCAGTAAAGCTTCTTTTCCACCGGGGTAATGCTCAGCTACTGGAACCACTTTTCCATTACCAGCGCTCTGGGCGAATGAAGCAAAGCCAGCTAGTACACAGATGCAGATTACGATCAAAAATTTGTTTCTCATAGCGATTGGATATAATGAAAAAGATTATTCCACATATCTAAAGAAAAAATAATCCTTTTATTGCCAAAACTACCCAATTTTATTACAAGCCACAAAGATAGAAATACAATAATGAAATGCTTCAGTGTAAAAAGAAAAAGACGCTACACTTTTGTATATGTCTCATTAAGCGAACTGATATAGGATAAAATTTCTTCTTTTCCCTCGTTGGATACAGCAGAAGTGGTAAAAGAAACAGGCAATTCCTCCCAGAATTCCAGCATTTTTGTTTGAATAGCTTCTACGTTCTGAACGGTTCTTGTTTTGGATTGTTTATCGGCTTTTGTGAATATAATGGCAAATGGAATCTGAGATTCGCCCAGCCACTGCATAAATTCGAGATCCACATTCTGTGCTTCATGCCTGGAATCGATTAATACAAATACACAAAGCAGATTTTCACGATGCCGTAAATATGTTCTGGTCATCTGGGTCCATTTTTCTTTATCCGCTTTACTAGCCTGAGCCCATCCATATCCTGGTAAATCTACCAGATACCAGGAATCATTGATTAAAAAATGATTAATAAGCTGGGTTTTCCCGGGTTTCTGGGATGTTTTTGCCAGCGTAGACTTCCCAGTCAGCATATTAATAAGCGACGATTTTCCCACATTCGAACGGCCTATAAATGCATATTCCGGCTTATCCGGCTGTGGACATTTTTTATAATCGGTATTGCTGATAACAAATGTGGCTTGTTCTATTTTCATGGCAGCGGGCATTTTATATAAGATATTCTGCAAAAATACAATTTTAAAACAAGCCTATACGGCTTACCGGATAAACTTACATTGTGCTTTCATTTTACAGGTATTACCCACACGTAATTTGTTTACATTTGATTAGCTCCTGAGCTTTTACTTTTAATATCTCTATGAAAAAGGCTATATACTGTATTTTTTTCCTTTGCCTGCTTGTCAACGGACATTTGTTTGCCCAGTCTGTGAAGCGGATTTTTAAGGAAGCGGATGGTTATTTTGAGAGTGCCGAATACGAAACTGCCCTGGATTTATACTTGCAAGGTTTAAAGCTCGATCCTGAAAATGCACAAGCCAACTTCAAAGCAGGGATGTGTTATCTACAATCCATTCACGAAGACAGGGCCATTCCATATTTGCTCAAAGCTTATAAAAAAATGCCTGATGTTTCTCCAGATATACAATTCTATTTAGCAGAAGCGTATCAATACAATCATCAGTTTGCAGAAGCAAAACAGGCGTATGAACAGTATAAATCAACTTATACCGGAAAAGATGCCGCGGTAGCAACCAGGCTAAGCCGCCGTATTTTTGAATGTGAAAATGGAATCAAATACATCAAACAGCCAGTAAAAGCCCAGATTGATAATATTGGTCCTATTGTTAACACCAAATTTGCCGAATATGCTCCGGTTATTTCTGCCGACGAATCGGTTCTGGTATTCACCTCCCGCCGGGAAGGCTCTACGGGCAACTTTGTTTCTCTGGATGACAACCAGTATTATGAAGACATTTATATAGCGAACAAAGTCAACGGCACCTGGACGGCTCCTAAAAATATCCAGGAAATCAATACCGAAAAACACGATGCCTGTATCGCTTTATCGGCCGATGGGAAACAGCTTTTTATCTATAAAGACAGCAAGGGCGGCGATATTTATGTATCTAATTTCGATGCAGGGGAAAATATATGGTCTAAGCCGCAAAGTTTAGGCGACAATGTAAATACCAAATACCAGGAACCCTCCGTATCCATGACTGCCGATGGAAATACTATCTATTTCTCTAGTAACCGTCCTGGTGGAACTGGTGGACTAGATATTTATATGAGCCGGAAAGATGAAAAAGGAAAGTGGGGAGAAGCCGTAAACATTAGTGGCCCGGTAAATACACCTTACGATGAAGATGCCCCTTTTATTCATCCGGATGGTCAAACGCTATATTTCAGTTCGCGCGGACATGCCGGCATGGGTAATTATGATATTTATCGGTCTACTTTGGATGCAGGCGGCAAATGGTCGGAACCAGAAAATTTAGGGTATCCGATTAATACTTCCGGCGACGATACCTATTTTGTACTATCTGCCGACAATCAACATGGTTATTATGCTTCAGCTAAAGAAGGAGGCGTTGGTGAAAAGGATATTTATATTATTTCTATGCCAAAAAGGGAAGCCTTGGCTACTACAACCAAAACTACCATTCAGCCAGCAAAACCTGCGCTGAAAACCCTTCAGGTGGGGCCTACAGCTAAAGCTGATATCAAAAGTGCGATTACAATTCTGAAAGGTACGGTGATTGATGCCTTTTCGAAAGCACCTTTAGAAGCAGATATTGTGCTTGTGAATAATGAAAATGCTGAAACAGTATCTGAACAACGGTCAGATACGAGCGGCTTTTATAAAACGACGATGCCTTCCGGAAAAAATTATGGATTTTCTGTACAAAAAGAAGGGTATTTATTTCATTCTGAAAACTATGACATCCCAGCCAGTGAAGGTTACCAGGAAATCACCCTGAATGTGGAACTGAAAAAAGTAAGTGTAGGCTCCCGCATCATTCTACGAAATATCTTTTTCGATTTTGATAAAGCTACCTTGAAAAAAGAATCTACGGCTGAGCTTGAAAAACTGCTGGAAATCATGAATGAAGTACCTACCCTGAAAATAGAAATCTCAGGCCATACCGATAATAAAGGTAGTGCAGACTATAACAAAAAGCTTTCTGAACGCAGAGCTAAATCGGTAGTAGATTACTTACTGGCAAAAGGAATTAGTCCAGACAGGCTCCGGTATGCTGGGTATGGCATGGACCGTCCACTGGTTTCTAATGATGAAGAAGAAGGTAGGCAATTGAACCGGAGAACGGAATTTGAAATTATTGGAAATTAAAATGACACCCATTTTTTAACTAATTAGTTACATGGAACATATTTACCAGTTAAATGCACAGAATGCTGATAATAGCCTGTTTAGATTGCATTCTCTCTACAAACAGACTCTTTTTCTTTTTTCGGTATGATCCAATGAAAGAAGCGTATATAAAAATGTTGAAATATTCTCTCCTGATAACTTGCTTGCTAAGCTTACTTATCAGCCACACCCTTGTGTATGCACAGGTTGACAAAGATTTGGTAGCAGAGGCAGATGCCGCTTACAATATCGGTGCTAAATCGCTGGCTTTGGATAACTACCAGCTGGCTTTAAAAGCAAACCCTGATAACGTACGAGCGAATTTTATGGCAGGTAAATCTATTCTGGAAACCATAGATAAAAGCCGGGCCAGTAAATATCTGATTAGAGCTTATGAACTTGATCCAAATATAAGTCCGGATATATTACTACTCATTGGACAATCGTTCCAGTTTGGCAAAGATTTCGATAATGCCATTACTTACTATGAAAAGCATAAACAACGGATAGAAGCAGATGCTGCATTAAATAAGAAGGCTAAGAAAACTACAATCAAAGTAGCATTAGCAGAGATAGATGTAAAGATCGCTCAGTGTAATAATGGAAAAAAATACACCAATGATCCTTTGGAATATGCGATTAAAAACCTGGGAGATGGGGTAAATACTGGGTTTGCCGATTATGCACCTGCCGTGAACAAAGATGAAAACCTTATGATCTTTACTTCCCGTAGAGAAGGAAGCACAGGTATTGGTAACGTGGATAAAGATTTACAATTTTTCGAGGATATATACATATCTGAATTTAAAGATGGTGCATGGCAAGCTGCCAAAAACATTGGAACGAATATCAACACCGAGTACCATGATGCCAGTATTGGTCTGTCGGGCGATGGAAAAGAGTTATTCTTATATAAAGATGAGAATGGAGGAGATATTTATGTATCCAGGCAGAAAAATGACGGTACCTGGTCTGATCCGGAGCCTATTAGCAGCAATGTAAACTCTACTCACAACGAAAACTCCGTTTCAATTTCTCCAGATGGCCAGACTTTGTTTTTCACCAGCGACCGTCCTGGCGGAAAAGGAGGAATAGATATTTATATCAGCAAGCTGGATAAAAGAGGGCAATGGAGCAAACCTTCTAATATTGGTGCGCCTATTAACACAGCAGCCGATGAAGATGGCCCCTTTATAGATTATGATGGTAAAACACTCTACTTCAGTTCACGCGGGCATGAAGGAATGGGAGGATATGATATTTTCGTTTCTGAATTTGATAGTACTACCAAAAAATGGTCGGAGCCGGTAAATAT from Rhodocytophaga rosea carries:
- the fabF gene encoding beta-ketoacyl-ACP synthase II, producing the protein MNFRRVVVTGLGALTPIGNNVHDYWHSLSAGVSGAAPITKFNAEKFRTKFACEVKNFDIFNHIDRKEARKMDPFTQYALVVSEEALQDSKLDLTKIDLDRAGVIWGSGIGGLKTFQEEVVGFAKGDGTPRFNPFFIPKMIADLSSGFVSIKYGFRGPNFVTVSACASATNAVVDALNYIRIGRIDVAIAGGSEAAVTEAGIGGFNAMKALSERNNDPSTASRPFDKDRDGFVLGEGAGALILEEYEHAKARGAHIYAELIGGGMSSDAYHITAPHPEGLGALNVMRDALRDSSIKPEDIDYINVHGTSTPLGDISETSAIQKVFGEHAYKLNISSTKSMTGHLLGAAGAIEAIASILAIKHQLVPPTINHFTDDEAFDPKLNFTFNKAQSRKINVVLSNTFGFGGHNFSIVFRKMQE
- a CDS encoding DUF5606 family protein; amino-acid sequence: MELKEVATISGKGGLFKVVKPTRTGVILESLDAQKSRVVAGTQHRVSLLKEISIYTTGKESSVPLEEVLMSIHEKYGKDIPANAKSSTNELADFIESVVPNYDTERVYTSDIKKLVNWYSILAAHAPELFEKKEGEKAEEAATEEPAETKKS
- a CDS encoding OmpA family protein; translation: MKKAIYCIFFLCLLVNGHLFAQSVKRIFKEADGYFESAEYETALDLYLQGLKLDPENAQANFKAGMCYLQSIHEDRAIPYLLKAYKKMPDVSPDIQFYLAEAYQYNHQFAEAKQAYEQYKSTYTGKDAAVATRLSRRIFECENGIKYIKQPVKAQIDNIGPIVNTKFAEYAPVISADESVLVFTSRREGSTGNFVSLDDNQYYEDIYIANKVNGTWTAPKNIQEINTEKHDACIALSADGKQLFIYKDSKGGDIYVSNFDAGENIWSKPQSLGDNVNTKYQEPSVSMTADGNTIYFSSNRPGGTGGLDIYMSRKDEKGKWGEAVNISGPVNTPYDEDAPFIHPDGQTLYFSSRGHAGMGNYDIYRSTLDAGGKWSEPENLGYPINTSGDDTYFVLSADNQHGYYASAKEGGVGEKDIYIISMPKREALATTTKTTIQPAKPALKTLQVGPTAKADIKSAITILKGTVIDAFSKAPLEADIVLVNNENAETVSEQRSDTSGFYKTTMPSGKNYGFSVQKEGYLFHSENYDIPASEGYQEITLNVELKKVSVGSRIILRNIFFDFDKATLKKESTAELEKLLEIMNEVPTLKIEISGHTDNKGSADYNKKLSERRAKSVVDYLLAKGISPDRLRYAGYGMDRPLVSNDEEEGRQLNRRTEFEIIGN
- the yihA gene encoding ribosome biogenesis GTP-binding protein YihA/YsxC — translated: MKIEQATFVISNTDYKKCPQPDKPEYAFIGRSNVGKSSLINMLTGKSTLAKTSQKPGKTQLINHFLINDSWYLVDLPGYGWAQASKADKEKWTQMTRTYLRHRENLLCVFVLIDSRHEAQNVDLEFMQWLGESQIPFAIIFTKADKQSKTRTVQNVEAIQTKMLEFWEELPVSFTTSAVSNEGKEEILSYISSLNETYTKV
- the rnc gene encoding ribonuclease III, with the protein product MPAIFSFVAKLFKRDSDKDNKLTSALHLMIGSKPKNLSLYKLALQHTSASKESVKSGFRESNERLEYLGDAILGAVIADFLFKKFPYKEEGFLTDIRSRIVNRESLNNLARKIGLNKLIVFDGSRKTVLTHKSMHGDALEALVGAIYLDRGFKYCKKFIIKRLIGPHFDLDQIILTNSNFKSLIIEWAQRENKALRFEIIEEKGSLHNKEFIAQIVIDEKPFTTGSGYSKKKAEQAAAEKSCEILQLK
- a CDS encoding OmpA family protein, producing the protein MYAQVDKDLVAEADAAYNIGAKSLALDNYQLALKANPDNVRANFMAGKSILETIDKSRASKYLIRAYELDPNISPDILLLIGQSFQFGKDFDNAITYYEKHKQRIEADAALNKKAKKTTIKVALAEIDVKIAQCNNGKKYTNDPLEYAIKNLGDGVNTGFADYAPAVNKDENLMIFTSRREGSTGIGNVDKDLQFFEDIYISEFKDGAWQAAKNIGTNINTEYHDASIGLSGDGKELFLYKDENGGDIYVSRQKNDGTWSDPEPISSNVNSTHNENSVSISPDGQTLFFTSDRPGGKGGIDIYISKLDKRGQWSKPSNIGAPINTAADEDGPFIDYDGKTLYFSSRGHEGMGGYDIFVSEFDSTTKKWSEPVNIGYPINTPDEDIYFVKSGDRKFGYYASVKDGGLGEKDIYKVAIPDNLQNYDKLKVRKIEGKPIAKLDTPAEIKPVTLTIQILDELNSSPMDAIVAVKSSGDNIEASISKVGEGIYTCTFNNITEKEYTIAVEKNGYMFKNVGVTIPAVSAQVSEINKNVILSKLQIGFKSILRNIYFDSGKASLKSESYEELNKLERMLRENPQYHIEISGHTDKIGDPAYNKKLSQQRANKVIKFLIDKGIESNRLTAVGYGEKKPLATNDDELEGREINRRTEFEIKGGDLQSSHKEQ
- a CDS encoding energy transducer TonB — protein: MRNKFLIVICICVLAGFASFAQSAGNGKVVPVAEHYPGGKEALLADIQKNMIYPPMAKRNRIHGECVVAFTLEENGKMVNHKLIKNIGAGCGDEAMRIVRALKFNAPGYRVDATVPVRFDLPK
- a CDS encoding acyl carrier protein, with the protein product MSEIAQKVKSIIIDKLGVEESEVTNEASFTNDLGADSLDTVELIMEFEKEFNISIPDDQAENIATVGQAISYLEENVK
- the pyk gene encoding pyruvate kinase — translated: MKIHFNKTKVLATVGPACNKKEQLLELIHAGVDVFRLNFSHGSHEEHAKVIEYVRELNKEHKLNIGLLQDLQGPKIRTREVENNGVMLEKGKKLVLTPEKLVGNAERISTTYIEMADDVKVGDMILVDDGKIELKVTEVKGSDVITEVVYGGILKSKKGINLPNTKVSIPALTEKDREDLIFGLEQNLDWIALSFVRTAEEVLELKDIIKQKGRTAKVVSKIEKPEAITNIDAIIAASDALMVARGDLGVEVPMEQVPMIQKMIVQKCNQLAKPVIIATQMLESMITNPRPTRAEINDIANSVIDGADTLMLSAESASGMYPVLAVKSMTETIRQVEESAEIYYKNHAYVMKLRDENFNNNNVVVSACRLARDTGAKAIVGMTSSGYTAFRISSHRPKSNIFVFTSNQSLLNQLSLLWGVRAIYYDKSNSTDETFQDITRILKENHQINVGDVLVHTVSMPIGKKQRTNTIKLSVVE